The DNA window CTCTGACAGCAGTGGACTGAGCAGAAGCGAGGCGTTACCCCGCAACATCGTACCTAAAATAACCGAGTTCATTCAGCGCCAGCGTTTCTAACAGACATCTGCAGTCGTCCGAAGGGGAAAAGTGCAGCCTTTTATGGTGGAGTGAAAACAAGGACAGGCAGCGTGCCACAGACAGCAGCCGAGAGCTTCGGGATATAAACACAGCACAGGACTCCTTGGGGTCTGGGAACAAACCATGCACACCGCCCCCTATGTGTGGGCTGAGAGTTGGGAGGCTGTGtcacctgtgtgtttgtttttctgtttgtgggGCCGTGAATGGAAAGCCCCCCCACCAATTCCCCAAAGTGTATTTGCTCTCATTAGTTCTACCAAGCTGACTGATCAGGCCCATTTGTTTAATTCGTGTGGGTTTCCAGCTTCAGACACACTTCTACTGGTTTCTTCATCTGCGGTGAAGTGCTTTCACGTCCTCGTAAAATCCTGTCCCCCACCAACTCACTGTATCCGCTCAAATGGGTAAATGGTGACCTAATGAGATGCCCCACATCCAGCGTGGGTGGAGAATAATGCATTCAGAAGCTTCCAAAAGAATATCTTGGGAACATCACAGAAAGGAACATCACAGAAAGGAACATCATGGGAAGGAACATCACAGGAAGGAACATCATGGGAAGGAACATCACAGGAAGGAACATCACAGAAAGGAACATCATGGGAAGGAACATCATGGGAAGGAACATCACAGGAAGGAACATCACAGAAAGGAACATCATGGGAAGGAACATCACAGGAAGGAACATCACAGAAAGGAACATCACGGAAAGGAACATCACAGGAAGGAACATCAAGGGAAGGAACATCACAGGAAGGAACATCACAGAAAATCATCATGGGAAGGAATATCATACAAAGGAGCATTGTATGAAGGAAAATCAAGGGAAGGAACATCACAAGAAGGAACATGACGGGAATCTTTGAGCTGTTCCTGGCTTACGAAGGGACTCTTTTTTCAAAGCTGTGATCAGACTCTGCAAGGCTCAAAACAGACACATTTCCCAGAGACCCCTGCACCTGCGGTGGCCAGCAGCAAACACCCACAGGGTGAGATGTCATTTCAGGGGCATGGTCAGGAAACAAAGACCAATCATGAGACATGGAGACGGAGTCCCTGTCTTGGCCGGTTTGGCCCAAGAAACCAGGATGAGTCGCGTCATACTGACCCGACACGGAGGTAATCATTGGTGGCAGGAGCAGGCAGTTGACAAAACCACAGAAACCGGCGAAGTAGCATAACTGTGTTAGTGAAAGACGTGGTGTTCTTCTGTGTCTCCGTTCCCGCCGATGCCGCTGGGTTTTTAACACCTCCGACGGCCTCTGAAAAAGTCTGACAATAAAGCGGTACATGGGGTTTCTACAGCAGAGCCAGGTCTGTCCACAAACTCCTAacagcctcacacacacacgcacacacacacacacaccttctcaCACATTCACAGCACATCTCAGTCTTCAGTTAATATCCATCAATCTTCCTGCATTCTCAATGCAGGTCCTAAAAACCCTAGATAACGTattcatacatacagacacagtcAACGCAAAGCCGCGCTCACACGCCGCGCTGTCCGATCCCACTCCCACTCCCGATAATCGCACGGCGCataaaacgtttttttttttggccactAGCTGAATATTAATGCATATTAACAGGGAATGGGGGGATTCTATCTGTGACGAGGCCATGTGGCTAGATATCGAAGGCATGTTTCAATTCATTATAGAaagagagagactgagagagagagtgagagagccAGAGAGGGAAGGTGTTGGAGTggtggacggggggggggggagcatgcaTCAGTCCTGTGCTCCATTAAAGCTTCAGCttaagccccgcccaccctcCTGAATATGGAAATGtgtgagacacagagagacCGAATGGCAAAGAGAGAGAAAAGCAGTGAGGCGGGcggatgagagagagagagagcgagcgagcgagagagagggagagcgagCGAGAGCCCAGGCGCAATCGTGAGCGGCTTACGACACTCAGTGAACAGAAGGGTCTTCTGCAGGCGAGCCGAAGCGCCCGTCTGCTGCGAAAGGACCCCAGCGTCTCCCCTCGCCAGCCAGCCGGCCGCGGATGCCGGGGCCCGGAGACCCAGGGGAGACGACAAGCGGCCGCCGCCGCCACAGGAGAGAGCGGCAGCGGAACCGGGGAACCACCGGGATAAGAAGCCTTCGGAGATCCAGACAAGGGGGAGATACCCTTCATATCGATACATGAATGCACAGCCTGACACACATCTGATTCGCCTCCTCGTCGCGGAGCCGAACAGTGCCGAGCGACCCTTTGGATTAGACGCCGCGCCTCTCGAGTCCCGGACAGAGAGCTGGGCTGACACGCCACCTTCCGAAGtcttcaaaaatatatatatatagagggaGTGGGGGGAGAGACAGAGCGGGGGGGGGAAGAGTTCCATATTTCCGAGGgatttggttttttttgtttcctccacccttctttctctctttctttctttctttcttccagggggatttttttttttcatcctcTGTGGGACCATCGCAGCAGTCACTGCGGAGGAGCggtgcgagagagagagagagagggagtgagagagagagaaagagcgaGGGAGGGAGATAGAGAGTGAaagagcgagggagagagagagcgagcggaGCGCTCCGACTCCGATGCAGTGAGGGGAACTTGCACTTCCTAACAGCCCACTGAAAGGCCACTTGGATTCTGCCCCTATCCAGGGCTCTTTCAAGCGGCTAAAACTAAGACATTGTACCCCTGCCAAGATCGGGTGTCCGCTGAAAAGCGGGgccttatggggggggggaggtcccACTGAATCCATTCCACAGTGGGGTCTTTCTGAGATCCATACATAATTAGCGGCATCACAAAGAGATCGGCTAAATAGGGGCTGTCACTCGCTGCGAAGGGGGTGAGTAGGAATCCTTTGAGACGGAGCTGGCTCGCGGGGGACAGCGTCTCGGCATCGCTTGCCTCCGAATCGCCGCGATTATCGAACATGAGCCCCGCAACTGGCCTTTCATCGCCGCCGactcttttatttttgttgtgcCAGGATTCCTGATCGcgataagtaaacaaacaaagcaCGTCCGAGGaagggcgagagagagagagagagagagagagagagggggaaagagagagggagggagagagagagagagcaataGAGAccgggagagagaaagagagagaggtttTCGCCTGGGAGTTTACACAATACAATGTAATATCTGAAAGATTCAATGGACTTTTTCTCCGCTACATCCAGGGATATTCATGCTAATGGATTTCCTCCTGATTGGTCTCTGTCAGAAGTGGCCACTGCGGACACCGGCTGGATTGATACTGTGCTCGCTGGGGATCTTACTGGAAGCGGTCCCCATGGCGGGGGGCGTCTGTCCGCGGCTGTGCCGCTGCGACAGCAAGCTGCTGTACTGCGAGGGGCTCAATCTGACGGACGTGCCGCGCAATCTGAGCGGCGCCGCGGGCCTGTCGCTGCGCGAGAATGCGCTAGCGGAGCTGCGTGAGGGCCACTTTGTCGGCCTACAGCAGCTCACATGGCTCTACCTGGACCACAATGCCATCGAGAGTGTGGAGGAGGATGCCTTTGACAAGCTGCGGCGCGTCAAGGAGCTTGACCTGAGCGCCAATCGCATCGAGAGCCTGGCCAACGGGACGTTCCGGCCCATGCCCAACCTGCGCATCCTGGACCTATCGTACAATAAGCTGCAGGCCCTAGAGCCGGACCTTTTCCACGGCCTCAGGAAGCTGACCAACCTGCATCTACGCTACAATGCCCTCAAGTTCGTGCCAGTACGTATCTTCCAGGATTGCCGGAGCCTGCAGTTCCTGGACCTGGGCTACAACCAGCTGCAGAGTCTGGCGCGTAACTCATTCGCCGGGCTGTTCAAGCTCACTGAGCTGCACTTGGAGCACAACGAGCTGGTCAAGGTCAACCTGGCCCACTTCCCACGGCTCATCTCGCTGCGTGCGCTCTACATGCGACGCAACAGGGCCACCATCGTGGTGAGCACGCTAGAGTGGACCTGGCACTTCCTGGAGAAGATCGACTTCTCGGGGAACGAAATCGAGTACATCGAACCGCATGTCTTCGAGAGCGTGCCCAATCTGCGGTCGCTGCAACTCGACTCCAACCGGCTGACCTACGTGGACCAGCGCATCCTGGACTCCTGGTCGTCACTACATAGCGTCACACTGTCGGGGAACCAGTGGGAGTGTGGCCGCAATGTCTGTGCCCTGGCCTCGTGGCTGAGCGCCTTCCGGGGCCAGCGGGACAGCGGACTACTGTGCGCCAGCCCGGACACGGCTCAGGGCGAGGACGTACTGGATGCCGTCTACGCGTTCCAGCTGTGCGAGGACCGTGGCGACGCTGCCACCACCAGGGCCCACGCCGTCACCAAGGACAGAACCCGGGGCCCCGCCTACGGAGGCCCCACCGGCGGCCCGTATGACCTGCAGGAGACGGAGAGCAGCGAGGTGTCTACACGCTCATTCACCGTGACGGAGGCCActgacgacctggacagcacCATGCAGATCCACAAGGTGGTGACTGGCACCATGGCACTGATCTTTTCCTTCCTGATCGTGGTGCTCATGCTCTACGTGTCCTGGAAGTGCTTCCCGGCCGGAGTGCGGCAGCTCCGGCAATGTCTCGGCGGCCAGCGGCGTCAACAGAAGCAGAAACAGACCATGCAGCAGATGGCTGCCATGGCCGCGCCGGAATACTATGTCGACTACAAGCCCAACCACATCGAGGGCGCCCTGGTCATCATCAACGAGTACGGCTCCTGCACCTGCCAGCAGCAGCCGTCCCGGGAGTGCGAGGTGTGACTGCCCCCGGGGGCCTGGAGGACCAACTGGAAAACCGTGCCGCAGCTGCTCTCCAGAGAA is part of the Paramormyrops kingsleyae isolate MSU_618 chromosome 25, PKINGS_0.4, whole genome shotgun sequence genome and encodes:
- the lrrtm1 gene encoding leucine-rich repeat transmembrane neuronal protein 1; the encoded protein is MLMDFLLIGLCQKWPLRTPAGLILCSLGILLEAVPMAGGVCPRLCRCDSKLLYCEGLNLTDVPRNLSGAAGLSLRENALAELREGHFVGLQQLTWLYLDHNAIESVEEDAFDKLRRVKELDLSANRIESLANGTFRPMPNLRILDLSYNKLQALEPDLFHGLRKLTNLHLRYNALKFVPVRIFQDCRSLQFLDLGYNQLQSLARNSFAGLFKLTELHLEHNELVKVNLAHFPRLISLRALYMRRNRATIVVSTLEWTWHFLEKIDFSGNEIEYIEPHVFESVPNLRSLQLDSNRLTYVDQRILDSWSSLHSVTLSGNQWECGRNVCALASWLSAFRGQRDSGLLCASPDTAQGEDVLDAVYAFQLCEDRGDAATTRAHAVTKDRTRGPAYGGPTGGPYDLQETESSEVSTRSFTVTEATDDLDSTMQIHKVVTGTMALIFSFLIVVLMLYVSWKCFPAGVRQLRQCLGGQRRQQKQKQTMQQMAAMAAPEYYVDYKPNHIEGALVIINEYGSCTCQQQPSRECEV